The Sander vitreus isolate 19-12246 chromosome 10, sanVit1, whole genome shotgun sequence genome contains the following window.
TATTTCGTCGTGGATCTTGTAGCTGGATGCTGTTGACAAATTCTTGTCCTTTTTCTGCCAACAGGAAGCTGCATCTGatttttaaaaaccaaaaacatataattgtattaaaaaataaatcaaattccacagcaaaaaaaaaaaatctttatgtaTATGTGTTAAGAAGGGGGACCATGATGGTTGTGCTTACCCAGGATAGTGTTTGGCATGTTCTTCCCAAGGGTCCTCCCCACGCTGCCAGCCTTTCAAACCTCCACCACAGTGGAAACACAACACCCTGTCACCTGCCCCTGCAAGGACACACAGAATTGAATCTTGCTTGCATTCATAGTTATGATCAAATACCCAAGAAAACATTTAATCACTCAAAGTTGTTCAATGTTTCTCAAGTCCCAAGACTATGTCCCTCTTGGTCTGTCATCTACCTGCACTGTAGAAGCCAGCTATGGCAAGCCTCTTATGGTCAATAGGGTGCTGGACTCCTGCAAAGCTACCAAGCCTCTCCTCCAATCTCCCCATAGAGACATGAGTGTTTGCATGTTGTCTACTGCCACACTCCTCCTCCACTGTACCCCCCTGTAATGGGATGTTGCCCACATCGTGCCCGAGGATGAAGAAGCAGTAGGGAAAATGTTTGGTATGTTCTGTCCAGGGGGTGTCCCCTGCTTCCCAGCCACCCAGCATGCCACCACAGCAGAAACACTGCACCCGGTCGCTCTCCCCTAAGTAGAAGAGGCCGGCCTGGGCCAGATCTCGGGGTCTCACAGGAGCGGTAGAGGGCCAAGAAGAGAGGGTCTGAAGCCGGGCCTCCTCACTCCTCATGTGAGGGGCCATTGGGTAGGTGGAATCATCAACCACCTCTCCTGTTCTCAAACGATATTCCATGTCTTCTGCATCTTCATTGTAGGTGGAACCGTTAGTCAGTCTGGTATCACAACTCGGGTTGAAATTGGTGCGGTGGGTGCAGCTGAGAAACCTGCATGATGGGGAAACCTGTAATAATTGGGAAAGTATGATTTAGCTATCTAGAACAGGATGAATACTAAAAAGTtaatcatgtttgttttttattactattcTGATTACCTCTATATGCCTTTCTACAGGAGTGTCTCCCCTGCACCAGTTTTCCACAGTCTTCTTGCAGCTGAAACAGCGGACGCGATCGGCATGGCCAGTGAAGTAGAAGCCGGCCCGGGCCAATCTTTCTGCCGATACCTGCTGGGCCAGGCTGGAGCCACGGAATGAGTCCAAGCGACTGTTCATCAGGGAAAAATCCGCCAAGTGATCTGTCTCCAAGTCCAAATCGCTATCTTGTCTGAGATCACACATGTTAGAACCAGCCAAGAAACTGCTGAGTGGAGTAACGTGATGCACAAAATGTCTGCAgataaaacacaaagaacaaaTATGCTGTAGGTATTTTGATGTTACACCTCTTGATACACTTAATGAGCATTTAACATAGCAACAAGTAAACAAAGTAGGAAATGGCCTACAAtaaacatacagtcaggtccataaatattgggacatcgacacaattccattctttttggctctatacaccaccacaatggagttgaaatgaaacgaacaagatgtgctttaactgcagactttcagctttaatttgagggtatttacatccaaatcaggtgaacggtgtaggaattacaacagtttgtatatgtgcctcccacttttaagggaccaaaagtaatgggacagattaacaatcataaatcaaactttcactttttaatacttggttgcaaatcctttgcattcaattccagcctgaagtctggacgCATaaacatcaccagacgctgggtttcatccctggtgatgctctgccaggcctctactgcaactgtcttcagttcctgcttgttcttggggcatttttcccttcagttttgtcttcagcaagtgaaatgcatgctcaatcagattcaggtcaggtgattgacttggccattgcataacattccacttctttcccttaaaagactctttggttgctttcgcagtatgcttcgggtcattgtccatctgcactgtgaagcgccgtccaatgagttctgaagcatttggctgaatatgagcagataatattgctcgaaacacttcagaattcatcctgctgcttttgtcagcagtcacatcatcagtaaatacaagagaaccagttccattggcagccatacatgcccacgccatgacactaccaccaccatacttcactgatgaggtggtatgctttggatcatgagcagttcctttccttctccatactcttctcttcccatcactctggtacaagttgatctttgtctcatctgtccataggatgttgttccagaaatgtgaaggcttttttagatgttgtttggcaaactctaatctggccttcctgttttttgaggctcaccaatggtttacatcttgtagtgaaccctctgtattcactctggtgaagtcttctcttgattgttgactttgacacacatacacctacctcctggagagtgttcttgatctggccaactgttgtgaagggtgttttcttcaccaggaaagtattcttcggtcatccaccacagttgttttccgtggtcttccgggtcttttggtgttgctgagctcaccggtgcgttctttcttttttaagaatgttccaaacagttgatttggccacacctaatgtttttgctatctctctgatgggtttgtttagattttttcagcctaatgatggcttgctttcactgatagtgacagctctttggatctcatattgagagttgacagcaacagattccaaatgtaaatagcacacttgaaatgaactctggaccttttatctgctccttgtaaatgggataatgagggaataacacacacctggccatggaacagctgagcaaccaattgtcccattacttttggtcccttaaaaagtgggaggcacatatacaaactgttgtaattcctacaccgttcacctgatttggatgtaaataccctcaaattaaagctgaaagtctgcagttaaagcacatcttgttcgtttcatttcaactccattgtggtggtgtatagagccaaaaagaatagaattgtgtcgatgtcccaatatttatggacctgactgtacatttaatttatttcacaaGGTTGAAAAGTAGTCAATTTAAAAATAGATTTCTGTGTCCAGCACCAAAAAACTGGACAGCACATCTAGGccctagagcagtggttcccaacatcTTGGGTCTGACgtacccccacagccctgtcagatcAACTCCCGTACCCCTTCTTCGAttcccaatgtttttttcccaaatgTATGACACTATTCATATAAAAGAGGATATTGTTTCTCATACAATTGAACTATCAGTATTACGGTGGGTTTGGTCTGCAGTCGTACTACTAGCCTACTAGTTACTACTACTTAGAATCACTGCCCTAGAGCAGAAGTGTAAAACTAATTTTAGTTAATGGGCCACCTGCACACCATTAGGGTGTAAAGTGGCCCGGACCAGTAAAACCAGTGCATAATAACCGATAAATAACACCTCCCTTTGTCCctttttcagaatcagaatcagaattagCTTTATTGACTaggtttgcgtaaacaaacaaggaatttgtcttGATGAACAGCTGAGATATTTTACGAAAAATAAGTGCAATTTCAAGTTTCAGTCTTCAACCGTATTCTGGTCAGGATGGAAAAAGAAATGACTCTGACAGTGGCGCCGAATACTATATTCCTTGAGCACCTAAAGGTGCTGTGAACACAGCAAGCACACCGGCTTCCCATTTACCTCTGTGAAGAAATAGGAACTGGTCAACCCAACACTGTGTCCACACTTCTTCTTTTTGACCCAGACATTTCCCCACGGCAGATCCTGCATGAACAGCAGCCTACGCTTGACAGTGTAGCCTGTACGTCAGCATGTAGGATCTATAATAGTGCATCCAGCCTGCTACTCTTATTAGGACAGCGCCACCCCAAGTGGACAAATAAGAATACATTGAAATTAATAAATTCTCTGCAAACTTCAaactttgcaaagtcatccagtgggccgGACTGGACCCTATGGCGGGCCAGTTCTGGGGGCTAGGGCTGTATGTTTGACACCACTGCTCTAGAAGGTCTCTGTGCCTTTAAGAGAAGCTGCAAACTGTAATCACATGGAGGCATTGAATATACCACGGAAGGGATGGGCACCAGAGACTCAGGATTGTCTACGGGCTCAGTACACTGCAGCCCAACGCCCAACACACGCTTGTCTATTTTATTTccttgaaaatgagtttgttagTTTAAAAATGTGACAAGGGGGGGAGCTTATATAAGCTGAAGCTTCCGACCCTACCCTTTGGTTACGAtcaatacaacaaaaaaaatacacacacgcacacacacaaacaaacaaacaataggcGATACGCCCTACCTGCCTGAAGAGAATCATTAAAGATTCAAACCACCTGGGAAACAGATACACCAGGCCAGCTCtgagaggctcaggaggagcttcTAAACTCAGGCCTCTAGGATCCTGAATGAGGACACCGTCTAAAGACTAGCATCATTTTAACTTATATTTATAGCATATTTTAGTAAGCAACGATACATGGTGTGTATTAGTAACAAGTGAATGTTGCAACACATCATGAATCATACCATACGCCCCCACATACATATTTTACCAGAGGGCGAAAACTGGCAGGAACTGTGCAATGCAGTGGcaaaggtttttttcttttttgaaagtATGTCATGTGTAGCATTCTCAACTGTATGAACGGAACATATGCCATAGGCAGACTCAAGCCCAGCATAGGTACAGGAGTAACTTATGTAGTGTCAAATATGTATTTGCTTTCCCAGCAACTGTGTTTTGGAAGCTATAATTCCACAGCAGAAGGCAATATTGCTGCTTGATATATGACTTATATTGTAACCACAGTATATCAGTACTAAATAAGCAACTATTGATCTACTGCTATCTTTAAGACAGCATATTTGCTTTACTGAGGGGAGCAGCTTCTAACCTTTGAACTGTGTTACGTGTCGGCATTCTTTCAAGAAAACAATCACCAGCTCCACAGCAAAGTTAAGGTGAATGCGAATatgaatacattaaataaatatatgaggCATTTGTGAAGATACACGATAGATCTGAATTCGGTCAAAAATGCTATGCAAGTTGGAAGTTCTTGAGAACTTCGTTGGAAGAGGTGTTATGTAATAGAACTTCATTAGTCTGATATCCACGAACGAGCTTCACTTGTGTTAGTGGTTAGAGCGTAACGAATGGCCCCGCAAACTCCAGAAAGCTCCCGCAGCTTTGCGTTAAACAAAAGCAACACA
Protein-coding sequences here:
- the xiap gene encoding E3 ubiquitin-protein ligase XIAP gives rise to the protein MCDLRQDSDLDLETDHLADFSLMNSRLDSFRGSSLAQQVSAERLARAGFYFTGHADRVRCFSCKKTVENWCRGDTPVERHIEVSPSCRFLSCTHRTNFNPSCDTRLTNGSTYNEDAEDMEYRLRTGEVVDDSTYPMAPHMRSEEARLQTLSSWPSTAPVRPRDLAQAGLFYLGESDRVQCFCCGGMLGGWEAGDTPWTEHTKHFPYCFFILGHDVGNIPLQGGTVEEECGSRQHANTHVSMGRLEERLGSFAGVQHPIDHKRLAIAGFYSAGAGDRVLCFHCGGGLKGWQRGEDPWEEHAKHYPGCSFLLAEKGQEFVNSIQLQDPRRNRATSSLQNGLSGHGNEVSAMAQKAIGMGLEPSVVEKTILEKVSRTGSGYLTLEALIQDCLENAPESDAAKTLEQDEDPLEKLRKLQREKQCKICMDRDICIVFIPCGHLVTCKECSESLIKCPICCGAITQKIKTYIA